The following are encoded in a window of Chionomys nivalis chromosome X, mChiNiv1.1, whole genome shotgun sequence genomic DNA:
- the Xpnpep2 gene encoding xaa-Pro aminopeptidase 2 isoform X2, whose amino-acid sequence MAQAHWHCYTWLVLLCAYAWSYPQAGSLGREDVRNCSSNPPFLPVSAVNTTMRLMALRQQIQAWNLSAYIIPDTDAHMSEYIGKQDERRAWISGFSGTAGVAVVTMRKAALWTDSRYWTQAERQMDCNWELHREGNIPSWVLAEVPAEGRVGFDPFLLSVDSWQDFDLELQGSKRHLVSITTNLVDLAWGSERPPLPNQPIYALPEEFTGSTWQEKVSTVRSFMKNHTEAPTALLLSALDETAWLFNLRSSDIPYNPFFYSYTLLTDSSIRLFVNKGRLSLETLQYLNTNCISSMCVQLEDYSQVRDSVKAYASGNVTILISTSYTNYGLYEVIPKEKVIINMYSPVMGVKAVKNSKEQALLKASHVRDAVVVIQYLVWLEKNVPKGTVDEFSGAEYIDNLRRNENFSSGPSFETISASGLNAALAHYSPTKELHRKLSSDEMYLVDSGGQYWDGTTDITRTVHWGTPTAFQKEAYTRVLMGNIDLSRIIFPAATSGRMLDVLARKALWEVGLNYGHGTGHGIGNFLCVHEWPVGFQLSNIAMNKGMFTSIEPGYYQDGEFGIRLEDVALVVEAKTKLQYLNRYYQTIREKVGPELQRRQLLEELAWLEEHTKPLSAMAPHTTSLASLWVASTLAILSWSN is encoded by the exons ATGGCCCAAGCCCACTGGCACTGCTACACCTGGCTTGTTCTCCTCTGTG CATATGCCTGGAGTTACCCACAAGCTGGATCCCTTGGAAGAGAAGATGTGAGAAACTGTTCAAGCAACCCTCCG TTCCTGCCAGTTAGTGCGGTCAACACAACAATGAGGCTCATGGCCCTCCGCCAGCAGATCCAGGCCTGGAATCTCTCTGCCTACATCATCccagacacagatgcacacatg AGCGAGTATATTGGCAAACAAGATGAGAGGCGAGCGTGGATTTCAGGCTTCTCGGGGACTGCAG GTGTTGCTGTGGTAACCATGAGGAAGGCAGCACTCTGGACCGATAGTCGCTACTGGACTCAGGCCGAGAGGCAGATGGACTGCAACTGGGAACTCCATAGGGAAG GTAACATTCCTTCCTGGGTCCTTGCTGAAGTCCCTGCTGAAGGGCGAGTGGGCTTTGACCCCTTCCTCTTGTCTGTTG aTTCCTGGCAGGATTTTGATCTGGAACTCCAAGGCTCCAAAAGACACCTGGTCTCCATTACAACCAACCTTGTGGACCTGGCATGGGGGTCAGAGAGGCCCCCATTGCCAAATCAACCTATTTATGCCCTGCCAGAAGAATTTACAG GGAGCACTTGGCAGGAAAAGGTATCCACTGTCCGAAGCTTCATGAAGAACCATACCGAGGCTCCAACTGCTCTCCTTCTATCAGCACTTGATGAGACAGCTT GGCTCTTCAACCTTCGTAGCAGTGACATCCCCTATAACCCTTTCTTCTACTCCTACACACTGCTCACGGACTCGTCTATCAG GTTGTTTGTCAACAAGGGTCGCCTTAGCCTCGAGACCCTACAATACCTGAATACAAACTGTATATCCTCCATGTGTGTTCAGCTTGAGGACTACAGTCAAGTTCGTGACAGTGTGAAAGCCTATGCCTCGGGCAATGTGACGATCTTGATTAGTACCAGCTATACCAACTATGGGCTCTATGAAGTCATACCCAAG GAGAAAGTCATCATAAACATGTACTCCCCAGTAATGGGAGTGAAGGCTGTGAAGAACAGCAAGGAGCAGGCCCTCCTGAAGGCCAGTCAC GTGCGGGATGCTGTGGTTGTGATCCAGTACTTGGTCTGGTTGGAGAAGAACGTGCCCAAAGGCACGGTGGATGAATTTTCTGGGGCAGAATACATTGATAACTTACGACG GAATGAAAACTTCTCCTCTGGACCTAGCTTTGAAACCATCTCTGCTAGTGGCCTGAATGCTGCCCTGGCCCATTACAG CCCAACCAAAGAACTGCACCGCAAGCTGTCCTCAGATGAGATGTATCTGGTGGATTCCGGCGGGCAATACTG GGATGGGACCACAGATATCACGAGAACAGTACATTGGGGAACCCCTACTGCCTTCCAAAAG GAGGCATATACACGTGTGCTGATGGGAAACATCGATCTGTCCAGAATCATCTTTCCTGCTGCTACATCAG ggAGAATGTTGGACGTTTTAGCTCGAAAAGCCTTGTGGGAAGTCGGGCTCAATTATGGTCATGGGACAGGTCATGGCATTGGAAACTTcctctgtgtgcatgagt GGCCAGTGGGATTCCAGCTAAGCAACATCGCCATGAACAAGGGCATGTTCACTTCCATTG aACCTGGATACTACCAGGATGGGGAGTTTGGAATCCGCCTTGAAGATGTGGCCCTTGTGGTAGAAGCAAAGACCAAG